The proteins below come from a single Miscanthus floridulus cultivar M001 chromosome 1, ASM1932011v1, whole genome shotgun sequence genomic window:
- the LOC136458276 gene encoding uncharacterized protein: protein MARPSILGMVPLDSTVDEAAAVASVLAAIPVSMAMVVLEVTLVASPPPVVVEELESAWKQALFPRQLVEGDMQLTAEEIRKTSSHKSHFLRSEYARVAELERRVESACRESRDWAAEAAVAWAEGQRVEERATMAEQGLEAARAHQIETEPELRASLANTEVALQEALAALDLERAALESAEKALEVERRARSEADREVLALRGRPVSELVALLAELGEKVEVLERDLETTKATLGRNTEELAKSHEECRALEGDLDQIHNVAQHVISEIFGSVPNTSAPAV from the exons ATGGCAAGACCTTCCATTCTAGGGATGGTGCCCCTCGATTCGACTGTTGATGAGGCGGCAGCTGTGGCGTCGGTGTTGGCGGCAATCCCGGTgtcgatggcgatggtggtgttgGAGGTGACTCTCGTGGCTTCCCCTCCACCGGTTGTGGTGGAAGAG CTTGAAAGCGCCTGGAAGCAGGCTCTATTTCCTCGGCAGTTGGTGGAGGGCGACATGCAGCTCACGGCAGAG GAGATAAGGAAGACGTCATCCCACAAGTCCCACTTCCTCCGGTCAGAATACGCCCGGGTGGCCGAGCTTGAGCGTCGGGTGGAGTCCGCCTGCCGCGAGTCCCGGGACTGGGCGGCTGAGGCGGCCGTGGCGTGGGCGGAGGGGCAGCGCGTGGAGGAGCGAGCGACTATGgctgagcaagggctcgaggcggcaagGGCCCATCAGATAGAGACTGAGCCAGAGTTGCGGGCGTCCCTAGCGAACACCGAGGTGGCACTTCAGGAGGCTTTAGCGGCCCTTGATTTGGAGCGCGCTGCCCTGGAGTCAGCGGagaaggccctggaggtggagcGGAGGGCCCGGTCAGAGGCGGATCGAGAGGTGCTCGCGCTCCGGGGCCGG cctgtttctgagctcgtTGCTCTTCTTGCAGAGCTAGGCGAAAAAGTGGAGGtgctggagcgggacctagagacgaCCAAGGCGACGCTTGGCCGAAATAcggaggagctagccaagtcccatgaggagtgtcgtgctcttgagggggatcttgaccagatccacaacgTTGCCCAGCACGTCATCTCAGAGATCTTTGGGTCGGTGCCAAACACCAGCGCACCCGCtgtctag